A region of the Pseudomonas sp. J452 genome:
CCACCGCACGGTTGGCGTAGCGGATGTGGCTGTCCCAGTTGACCCAGAGGATGCCCACTGTGCTGTGGTCGATGGAGAACTGGGTCAGGCGCAAGGCCTCCTCCGCCGCTTCGCGCAAGGCCAGGGCCTGGCGCGCGTCGAGCAGGCGATGCTCCAGACGCGACCGCTGGCGACGCAACACGGCCAGCAGGGCCAGGCTGACCAGCAGCAGGGTGCCGAGCAGCAAGCTGAGGTTGCGCCAGAAGCGCGGCGAGTCTTTGATGCCCGGCTTCTGCGCGGTCAGCCAGCGGCTCTGCAACTGCTCCAGGGTCTGCGCCGGCAGGGCACGCAGGGCCTCATCGATGATCGTCGCCAGTTGCGGCCAGTCGCGCCGGGTGCCGATGCGCAGCAGTTGCGGCAGGCCGACATCGCCAACCACCTGCAGGGTGGCGAACTCGCTTTCCTGACTCAGTCGGCTGAGCTGCGCCTGATCGACCACAGCGAAGCGCGCCTGCTGTTCCAGCACTGCCTGCAGCGCCTGGCGATCAGACGGCTGCGCTAGCAGCTTGAGGTTGAAATAGTTGCTGCGCAGGTAGTCGGCCACGCTGCTGGGCATGCGCGTGGCGATCACATCCGTGGCGCCGAGCTGCTCCAGCTCGATAGCCACGGTGCCCAGGCGCTCGCCCACCAGCAGATGCGGAATGCGCAGGTAGGGGTCGGAATACAGCCACTGGCGCAGCCCCGCCGGGGTCTGGCTGAGGCCAGGAGCGAGATCGACCTTGCCGGCGCGCAGGGCCTCCTCCAGCGCCTGCTGATCGGGGTAGCCACGCCAGCTGAACTGCACCGGCAGGCTCTTGCCCAGCGCCTCGAACAGCTCGACATTCAAGCCACTCAGTTGCTGCTGGCGCCGGGTGAACTCGGCATAGGGCGCCTGCAGCACCACGCCGACGCGCAGGCGTGGGTGCTCGGCCAGCCAGGCACGCTGACTCTCATCCAGCGCCAAGCCGTTGCCAGCCGCTGCCGCCCACAACCAGGGTGAGAGCAACACCAGCAACCCGCCAAACAGCACTTGCCTTATCTGCACATCAATCGCCTGTCAGTCGGATTTTCATCGCCATACCTTACTCCGGAGCCACGGCTGCCAGGCAAGCCACACCTGACAAATCGCGGGCGAGCGCTTAGTCTGCTGGAATCAGCCGCCATGCAGATGTCTGTGATGCCCAACCTCCTGCGCCCGACACTTATCGCTGCCTCTATTGGCCTTAGCGCGCTCCTCGCCAATCCCGCGCTGGCCGAAGAAGCCCCGGCGACAACAGCGCCAGCCGCTGAAGAAACGGCACCGGCGGCAGACGCTGCAACGCCACCCGCCGATGCCCCGGCGACCGAGCGAGCGCCCCTGGAAGAGCGCAGCGTCGAAGCGGCCAGCGGCCTCGAACGCCAACTGCCGCAAGACGAGCAACAACAGCTGAAGGCAGGCGACGAGACCTTCCTGGCACTGTGGAAACCCGCCAATGTCGGCGAGCCGACTGGCGTGGTGATTCTGGTTCCCGCCAGCGGGGAGAGTGCAGACTGGCCGCAGGCCATCGGCCCGTTGCGCAGCAAGCTGCCGGATGCCGGCTGGAGCAGCCTCAGCCTGACCCTGCCGGATCTGCCACAGCTCGCGCCGGCGGTGGCGCCAGTGACAGTCGACACCGCCACGCCGCCCAGCGCGCCGGCGGATGCCGCCGCAACGGATAACCAGGAGGCCGCGGATAGCGCCAGCGCAGATGCGGCGGCAGATGACTCTACGCAGCCGGCCACCCCGGACAGCAGCGCCACAGCACCAATCCCGGTTGTTGACCCGGCGCCGCGCATCTTCGCCCGCATCCAGGCGGCCATCGCCTTTGCCGAACAGCAGCAGGCGAAAGCCATCGTGCTGCTTGGCCATGGCGACGGTGCCTACTGGGCCGCCCGCTTCATCGCCGAGCAGAAGCCGCCGCTGGTGCAACACCTGCTGGTGGCCGCACCGGCCTTGCCGGAGGGAATGACGCCACCCTTGGAAGAACTGCTGCCGGAGCTGCAACTGCCCACTGGCGACTTCTTCTACAAGGACCAGAGCAGCGACCGCAGCGCCGCCACCCGCCGTCTGCATGCGAGCAAGCGCCTGCAGCACAAGGCCTATACCCAGGTAGCGCTGAAAGCCCTGCCGGGTAACCCGAGTGCGGAACAGGAACAGCTGTACCGCCGTATTCGGGGCTGGCTGGACAAGGCGTTGCCGGCGAAGAAATAAGTCTGAGCCGTTAGCGAAAACCACGACGCGAGCGAATCAGCTCATAGGCCTGATGCAGCTCGCTGGTGCGCTCGGTGGCCGCGCGAATCTGTGCGGAGCTGGCACCGCCGCCAGCCAGCTTGTCCGGGTGATGCTGGCTAAGCAGCTTGCGGTAGGCGCGCTTGATCGCCGCGGGCTCACTGCTGTTCTTTACCCCGAGCAGACGCAAGGCCGCCTGGTAGTCGCCGGGAACCGGGTCGGCCACCCGCCGGCTCGGCTCATATTCGTCGGCCAGGGCATTCAGGTCGTCACGCGCCCAGCCCAACCAACTGCCCCATTGCTGGATCAGCTCATACTCCTGCTCGCTGACCCGGCCATCGGCCCAGGCCATGCGCCAGCAACTGCGCAGCAGCACTTCGGCCCGCTCGGGACGCCGCCGCAAACCCTGCAGATGCTCCTCGAAGCTGTCCGTCATCAGCTTGCCACGGCCGAAAGCCTCCATCGCCCGCTGCCGCGCCGTCTCGCCTAGGCGCAGACGCTGCATCTCCTGCCTTGCCGCGTGGATATGCACCTGCAGCACGCGACCACCGCACTTGGCCAGACGCCCGAGGAGCATGAACAGCAGCTCATCGTCATCCAGCCGCGGCGGCCAGAACAGGGCACGCAGGCTGGCCCAGGAGTGCAGTTTGAGGCGCCGATCGAGCACCTGGCCGAGCAGGCCACCAAGCAAGGCGCCCGGAATGCTGGCCAGCGCCCAGCCGGCCAGCACCCCGAGCACGGTTACCGGCCAGAACATATCAGTGCCCCGCCGCCAACAGCTGCTCGACCTCGGCCAGGCGCTCGTGGGTGCCTACATCCACCCAGCGCCCGTGGAAGTGCTCGCCCGCTACCTGGCCATCCGCCATCGCCCGACGCAGCAGCGGCGCCAGCTTGAATGCACCGGGCTGGCAACCGGCAAACAGTTGTGGATGCAGCACGGCAATCCCGCTGTAGGTCAGGCTCGGCTGGCCGGCGACGGCATCGCTGACGCGGCCATCCTGCAAGTGGAAGTCGCCGGACGGGTGATGAGCCGGGTTATCCACCAGCAGCAGATGGGCCAGCCCCGCCAGCGGCCGGCGCACCTGGGCGAAGTCAAAGTCGCACCAGATATCGCCATTAACCACCAGAAACGGCGCGTCACCCAGCAGCGGCAGGGCGCGGAAGATACCGCCGCCGGTTTCCAGCGGCTCGCCTTCGGCGGAGTAGCGGATGCTCAGGCCGAAACGCGCGCCGTCGCCCAGGTAGTCCTCGATCTGCTGGCCCAGCCAGGCGTGGTTGATCACCAGCTCACGAAAACCGGCCGCCGCCAGGGCACGCACATGGAACTCGATCAGCGGTACACCGCCGGCGCGTACCAGCGGCTTGGGGGTGTGCAGGGTCAGCGGACGCAGGCGCTCGCCCTTGCCGGCAGCCAGGATCATCGCCTTCATGCCGGTTGGCTCTCCCGCTGCGGCAGGCTGGCGAGCAGCTCGCCGAGTACCGCCAGTTCGGGACGGCGCGCCAGCACCGCTTCTATATAAGTGAAGAAGCGCGGCACATCGCCCAGGTACTTGGGCTTGCCGTCGCGGTGGCAGATGCGCGCGAAGATGCCAATGACCTTGAGGTGACGCTGCACGCCCATCAGGTCGCTGGCGCGGTGGAACGCAGCGAAGTCCACCGGCAGTTCGATGCCGGCCTCGCCCGCCAGTTGCCAGTAGCGCTGCAGCCAGGTCAGCACGCGCTCTTCCGGCCAGCTGAGGAAGGCATCCTTGAACAAGCTGGTCACGTCGTAGCTGACCGGGCCATGCACCGCATCCTGGAAGTCCAGCACGCCCGGGTTGGGCTCACTGAGCATCAGGTTGCGCGGCATGTAGTCGCGATGCACCAGCACCCGCGGCTGAGCCAGGGCGCTGTCGACCAGCAGATCGCACACCTGCAGCCACTGCGCCTGTTGCGCGGCATTCAGCTCGACGCCCAGGTGACGCTGCAGATACCAGTCGGGGAACAGCTGCAGCTCACGGCGCAGCAAGGCGTCGTCATAGGGCGGCAGCTGGCCGTCGACCGGCAGTTTCTGGAATGTCACCAGCGCCTGCAGGGCCTGCTCGAACAGTGCATCGGCATTGTCCGCATTGAGCACTTCCAGCCAGGTCTGCCGGCCGAGGTCATCGAGCAAGAGGAAGCCGCGCTCGACATCGGCGGCGAGGATGCGCGGCACGTGCACGCCAGCCGCGGCGAGCATGCCGGCCACCTTGACGAAGGGCCGGCAGTCTTCCTGCGGTGGCGGCGCATCCATGACGATCAGCGTGCGCCCGGCCCCCTGCCAGCGGAAATAACGGCGAAAACTGGCATCGCTGCTGGCCGGAGTGAGCTCGGCAGCGGGCACAGGGCCCCAGCCTTCGGCAGCGAACAACGCGGGCAAACACTGCTCCAGCCAGCCCTGCAGCAGCTGGAAGCGTACATCTTGATCAGGCATTACAAGGGTCTCCGACGGCGCTAGCCGTTGCGCGGGTCATGCTTTATTATCCAGCATCTTTTTTCGCCCATCGAGAGGCGTGCGGCCCCCGCGGGTCGAAGGCGCGCAGGAAGCCCGGACTAACAAGATGGCAGTAAAAATCCCCGTGTTCCGTAAAAAATTCCCACTGCTGGTCACCGGCAGCCTGCTGGCCATGCAGCCAGTAGCCACTCCTTTGGTTATTGCCGCCGAGCAGTTCGACTGCCAGGCCTCCACCTCCGGTGGCTGGGCCTGTACGCCGAAAGCCGACAGCAGCGCCCAGTTGCCGCGCCCGCAGCATACCGCGACTGCGGTCAGTGCGGTCTCCGGCTCCGCGAAGTCTGCCGACGGCGAAAGCGCTGGCGAGCAAGCGCAGACCGTACTGGTTACTGAAAGCGAGGGCAAAGGCCTGAGCAGTCGCAGCGCGGACTACAGCCATCTCGACTGGGTGCCGCGCGACAAGCTGTCCGCCGCCCAGCTGGCCGAAGTCGGCCCTTACTGCGCCGGTTCCTATGTCGAACCCCTGCGCCCGGGCATGAGCGACGACACGCCAATGGACGAGGCGCCGATGTTCGTCTCCGCCAAGGCCTCGCGCTACGCCCAGGAAACCCAGACCGCCACCCTCGCCGGTGACGTGGTGATCCGCCAGTCCGGCATGCAGATCGAGGCCGACGAGGCCAACCTGCATCAGACCGAGAACCGCGGCGAACTGGTTGGCAACGTGCGCCTGCGTGACCAGGGCACCCTGGTGGTCGGCGACCGCGCCGAGATCCAGTTGGACAACGGCGAAGCCAAGGTCGAGAACGCCGAGTACGTGCTGCACAAAGGCCACGTGCGCGGCAGCGCGCTGTACGCCAAGCGCGAAGACAGCGCGATCATCCGCCTCAAGGATGGTACCTACACCCGCTGCGAACCGGGCAGCAACGCCTGGAACCTCAAGGGCAACAACATCAAGCTGAACCCGGCCACCGGTTTCGGCACCGCGACCAACGTGACGTTGCGGGTGAAGGACATTCCGGTGTTCTACACCCCCTACATCTATTTCCCGATCGACGATCGCCGCCAGTCCGGCTTCCTCGCCCCGAGCATTGGCTCGTCGGACGACACCGGTTTCCTGCTGGCCACCCCGTACTACTTCAACCTGGCGCCGAACTACGACGCGACCCTGTACCCCACCTACATGAGCAACCGCGGCTTGTTGCTGGAAGGTGAAGGGCGCTACCTGACCAAGAGCAGCGAAGGCCAGGTCGGCGGCGCCTGGCTGGATGACCAGGAAGACGAGCGCAAGCTGCAGTCCGAGTACGAAGACCAGCGCTGGATGTACAACTGGCAGCACAAGGGCGGCCTCGACTCGCGCCTGCTGGCGGAAGTCGACTACACCGACATCAGCGATCCGTACTACTTCCAGGATCTCGACAGCGACCTGGAGGTCAGCCGCAGCACCTTCGTCAACCAGCAAGGCGCACTGACCTACCGTGGCGACAGCTTTACCGCCCGCCTCAATGCGCATGCCTACGAGCTGGCGACGGTCACCGACATCACGCCATACGACCGCCTGCCGCAGATCACTTTCGACGGTGCCCTGCCCTTCCAGCCGGGTGGCCTGAACTTCGCCTACCAGACCGAGTTCGTACGCTTCGATCGCGACCTGCGCAGCGGCAACTTCAGCGATGAAGATGGCAACCTGGAGCCCTGGTACGACACCCGGATCAAGGGCCTGGCCCGCGCCAATGGCGACCGCGTCCACCTGGAGCCAGGCGTCAGCCTGCCGCTGAACTGGACCTGGGGCTACGTCAAGCCGACCATCAAGTACCTGCAGACCAATTACGATCTGGATCTGGATCAGCAAGGCGAAAACACCCTGCTCGCCGATCAGGAATTCAGCAGCAGCCAGAACCGTGGCGTTGGCCTGTTCAGCCTGGACAGCGGCCTGTACTTCGACCGCAATACCTCGCTGTTCGGCACCAACTACCGCCAGACCCTGGAGCCACGCCTGTTCTACCTCTATGTCCCCGAGGAAGACCAGACCGATATCCCGGTATTCGACACCGGCGAATCGACCTTCAACTACGCCTCGCTGTTCCGCGAAAACCGCTTTACCGGCAAGGATCGCATCGGTGACGAGAACAAATTGTCGCTGGGCGTGACCAACCGTTGGATCGAGTCGAACGGCTTCGAACGGCAGCGCTTCAGCATTGGTCAGGCCATCTACTTTGCCGACCGCGAAGTGCAGCTGCCAGGCATCGACTACAGCACCCGTGACGATGCGCAAGCCAATGTCTCGCCGTACGCACTGGAATATCTGTACCGCTTCAACCGCGACTGGCGCTTCTCGTCCGACTTCAACTGGGATCCGGATAGCAGCAGCACCCGCTCGGGCAGCGCGATGTTCCACTATCAGCCGGAAGCCAACCCGAACAAGGTGGTCAACGTCGGCTATCGCTACCGCAACGACGCCGTGCGTTACGACCAGTCCACCGGTAACTGGGTAGTAGGCGGGGGCGACTTCGGCACACCCGGAAGCGCTAACTACATCAAGGACTACTACAAGGTCGACCAACACGACTTCTCGGTCATCTGGCCAGTCGTGCCGCAGTGGAGCGCCATTGCTCGCTGGCAACATGACTACAACCAGAACCGTACTCTCGAAGCCTTCGGTGGTTTCGAATACGACAACTGCTGCTGGAAACTGCGCCTGATCAACCGTTACTGGGTCGACTACGACGAATACAGTCTGAACCCGAGCCAGAATGATCAAGCCGACCGCGGTATCTTCCTGCAGATCGTCCTGAAAGGGCTCGGTGGCGTGGTAGGTAACAAAGCGGAAAGTTTCCTCGACCAAGGTATCCAGGGTTATCGTCAACGTGAAGATCAAGCTTTCTGATTGCCTGCGCCCGCTGCTGCTGGGCGCCGCTTTTCTCGGTTCTGCAGTACAGGCCGAGGTTCAGTCCCTCAACCGCGTGGTCGCCATCGTCGATAACGATGTGATCATGCAAAGCCAGCTGGACACCCGTGCCCGCGAGGTGCAACAAACCATCGCCAAACGTGGCGCGCAGTTGCCACCGGCCGATGTGCTCAACCAGCAGGTACTCGAACGTCTGATCGTCGAAAACCTGCAATTGCAGATCGGCGACCGCTCCGGCATCCGCATCACCGACGAAGAACTGAACCAGGCGATGGCCAGTATTGCCCAGCGCAATAACCTGACCCTCGAGCAGTTCAGCGCCGCTCTCAATCGTGATGGCTTGTCCTTCAATGATGCGCGCGAGCAGATTCGTCGCGAGATGGTTATCAGCCGCGTACGTCAGCGCCGTGTCGGCGAACGCATCCAGGTTACCGACCAGGAAGTGAAGAACTTCCTCGCCTCCGACTTGGGCAAGATGCAGCTATCGGAAGAGTTCCACCTGGCTAATATCCTGATCCCGCTACCTGAGGGCGCCTCGCCGGAAGCCATCCAGGCGGCAGCGCGCAAGGTCAGCGAAGTCTATGACCAACTGCGTAGCGGTGCCGACTTCGCCCAGTCGGCCATCAGCCACTCTGCCAGTGAAAACGCCCTGGAAGGCGGCGAGATTGGCTGGCGCAAGGCGGGCCAGCTGCCACCGCCACTGGATGGGCTGATCAGCGCGCTGGCGCCTGGTGAGATCACCGAGCCGATTCGCACACCCAACGGTTTCATGATCATCAAGCTGTTGGAAAAACGCGGCGGCAGCAGCGTGGTCAGTGATGAGGTGCATGTGCGCCACATCCTGATCAAGCCCAACGAGATTCGCAGCGAAACCGAAACCCGCCGCCTGGCCGAGCGCCTGTATGAGCGGATCGTTTCCGGTGAGGATTTTGCCGAGCTGGCGAAAAGCTACTCCGAGGATCCAGGTTCCGCGCTGAATGGTGGCGACCTCAATTGGATTGACCCCAGCACCTTGGTACCCGAGTTCCGCGACGTGATGGCCAAGACCTCCAGCGGCGAGCTGTCCAAGCCGTTCAAGAGCCAATACGGCTGGCACGTCCTGGAAGTGCTCGGCCGCCGCGCCACCGACAACAGCGAGAAGTTCCGCGAGCAGCAGGCGATGAACGCCCTGCGCAATCGCAAGTACGACGAAGAGCTGCAGGCCTGGCTACGCCAGATCCGCGACGAGGCCTACGTCGAAATCAAGCTCTGATCGGGCTTGCTGTAATTCCCAAGCCCGGCACTGCCGGGCTTTTTTCGCCACTACCTTTCAGCGTAGAGTGTTGGCTTGCGTCACCACGACCAACACCACCCAGAAGAGAGCCTGCCAATGACCAGCGCCCAACTTTTCGCCCTGACCCCTGGTGAGCCTGCCGGCATTGGCCCGGATCTGTGCCTGCTGCTGGCCCGCGCCGCCCAGCCCCAACCCCTGGTCGCCATCGCCAGCCGTGAACTGCTGAGCGAACGGGCAGCCTTGCTGGGCCTGCAGATCGAACTGCTGAGCGCAGCACCTGGCCACTGGCCGAGCCAGCCTGCACCGGCCGGCAGCCTGTATGTCTGGGATACCCCACTGCAAGCCAAGGTTAAGCCCGGTCAGCTCGACGCCAGCAACGCCGCCTATGTACTGCAGACCCTGACCCGCGCCGGCCAGGGCTGCCTGGATGGCGACTTCGCCGGGATGATCACCGCGCCAGTACACAAGGGTGTGATCAACGAAGCGGGCATCGCCTTCTCCGGGCATACCGAATTCCTCGCCGAGCTGACCCACACCGAACAAGTGGTGATGATGCTCGCCACCCGCGGCCTGCGCGTAGCCCTGGTGACCACCCACCTGCCGCTTAAGGATGTCGCCGCCGCCATCACCGCCGAGCGCCTCGCGCGGGTCGCGCGCATCCTGCATGCCGACCTGGTAGATAAATTCGGCATCGCCCAGCCACGCATCCTGGTCTGCGGACTCAACCCCCACGCTGGCGAAGGCGGCCATCTGGGCCGTGAGGAAATCGAGGTGATCGAACCGACCCTCGAACGGCTGCGCGGCGAAGGCCTGAATCTGATCGGCCCGCTGCCGGCCGACACCCTGTTCACCCCCAAGCACCTCGACCACTGCGACGCGGTGCTGGCCATGTACCACGACCAGGGCCTTCCGGTACTCAAGTACAAGGGCTTTGGCGCAGCGGTCAACGTCACCCTGGGTCTGCCGATCATCCGCACCTCGGTCGACCACGGCACCGCCCTCGATCTGGCCGGCAGCGGCCAGATCGACAGCGGCAGCCTGCAGGTGGCGCTGGAAACCGCCTACATGATGGCCACTAGCAGGAGCTGAGCCGAGCAGGCAGCCCGGCTTGCCTACGGCCTGCCCCGGCAATGCTGTTAAACTGCCGCTCTTTGCATGCGCTTTGAGCGTGCGGCTTGAAGCCTGGAGCTGTCCCGATGTCCGAATACCAACACCGCGCGCGCAAGCGTTTTGGCCAGAACTTCCTGCATGACGCCGGGGTGATCCACCGCATCCTGCGCGCCATCCACGCCCGCGAAGGCGAGCGCCTGCTGGAGATCGGTCCAGGCCAGGGCGCCCTGACCGAAGGCCTGCTGAGCAGCGGCGGCCAGCTCGACGTGATCGAACTCGACCTCGACCTGATCCCGATCCTGCAGAGCAAATTCGGCCATCTAAGCAACTTCCGCCTGAACCAAGGCGACGCGCTGAAGTTCGATTTCAACCGCCTCGAAGCCGCACCGCACAGCCTGCGCGTGGTCGGCAACCTGCCCTACAACATCTCCACGCCGCTGATCTTCCATCTGCTGGATAACGCCCCACTGATCCGCGACATGCACTTCATGCTGCAGAAGGAAGTGGTCGAACGCCTGGCCGCCGAGCCGGGCGGTGGTGACTGGGGCCGCCTGTCGATCATGGTGCAGTACCACTGCCGCGTGGAGCACCTATTCAATGTCGGCCCCGGCGCGTTCAATCCGCCGCCCAAGGTCGACTCGGCCATCGTCCGCCTGGTGCCGCACGACGTGCTGCCCTTCCCGGCCAAGGATCACCGGCTGCTCGAGCGCGTGGTGCGCGAAGCCTTCAACCAGCGCCGCAAGACCCTGCGCAACACACTCAAGGGTCTGCTCAGCAGCGCCGAGATCGAAGCCGCCGGCGTCGATGGCAGCCTGCGCCCGGAGCAACTCGACCTGGCCGCCTTCGTGCGCCTGGCCGATCAGCTCGCCGCGCAACCCAAGGTCCAGGCGCAGGACTAAACTGCATTTTCAGCTTGTCGAGTTACCATTCATGTCCGATCCGCGCTACCAGGTCGACGTCAGCGTCGCCACCCGCTACCTGCCGGAGCAATCCAGTCCGGAGCAGAACCGCTACGCCTTCGCCTACACGGTGACCATCAGCAACAACGGTCAGGCCGCAGCCAAGCTGCTCAGCCGCCACTGGATCATCACCGACGGCGATGGCCGCGTGCAGGAAGTGCGTGGCGCCGGCGTGGTTGGCCAGCAGCCGCACCTGCAGCCAGGCGAGAGCCACACCTACAGCAGCGGCACGGTAATGGCGACCAAGGTCGGCAACATGCAGGGCAGTTACCAGATGCTCGCCGACGACGGCAAACGCTTCGATGCCACCATCGCCCCCTTCCGCCTGGCCATGCCCGGGGCCCTGCACTGATGGCAACCTACGCCGTCGGTGACCTGCAGGGCTGCCTGCAACCGCTCAAGTGTCTGCTCGAACGGGTCGCCTTCGAGCCGAGCAAGGATCGCCTGTGGCTGGTCGGCGACCTGGTCAACCGCGGCCCGCAGTCGCTGGAAACCCTGCGGTTCCTCTACGCCATGCGCGACTCGCTGGTCTGCGTGCTGGGCAACCATGACCTGCATCTGCTGGCCGTGGCGCACAACATCGAGCGCCTGAAGAAGAACGACACCCTGCAGGAAATCCTCGACGCGCCAGATCGCCAGGACCTGCTCGACTGGCTGCGCCAGCAGAAGCTCATGCACCATGACGCCAAGCGCGACATCGCCCTGGTACATGCCGGTATTCCGCCGCAGTGGACCGTGGAAAAGGCCCTGAGCCGCGCCGCCGAAGTCGAAGAGGCCCTGCGCGACGATGCCCGCCTGCCGCTGTTCCTCGACGGCATGTACGGCAACGAACCGGCCAAGTGGGACAAGGATCTGCATGGCATCACCCGCCTGCGGGTGATCACCAACTACTTCACGCGCATGCGTTTCTGCAAGTCCGACGGCACCCTCGACCTGAAGAGCAAGGAAGGCGTCGGTACCGCCCCACCCGGTTACGCCCCCTGGTTCAGCTACCCGCAGCGCAAGAGCCGCGGGCGCAAGATCATTTTCGGCCACTGGGCGGCGCTGGAAGGCCAGTGCGACGAACCCGGCCTCAGCGCCCTGGACAGCGGCTGCGTGTGGGGCGGAGCCATGACCCTGATGAATATCGACAGTGGCGAACGCCACCGCTGCGACTGCCCGGAGAACACCCCATGAGCGAATTCAAACGCATCCCGCCAGAACAAGCCCAGACCCTGCGCGAACAAGGCGCCGTAGTGGTCGATATCCGCGACCCGCAGAGCTTCGCCAACGGCCATATCAGTGGCTCTCACCATCTGGACAACCACTCGCTGGCCGACTTCATCGCCAAGGCCGACTTCGACCAGCCGCTGATCGTCACCTGCTACCACGGCAACTCCAGCCAGAACGCGGCGGCCTACCTAGCGCACCAGGGTTTCGCCGAGGTCTACAGCCTGGATGGCGGTTTCGAGCTGTGGCGCAGTCAGTACCCTGCTGAAGTCGCGCAAGGCACCAGCGAGTAAATTTTTTCTGCGTGGCGCAACCCCGCGCCGCGCCTGCTCCCCAGGGCTTTGCCGACGAGCGGCAATATCCTGTCACCCTTACGCCATCCTTGCGCCTGCCGAATCCGAACTACTCTTAAGTCGAGGCCATCCAAAAGGGAGAGCCGGCACACCGGTTCCGGGCCATCGGTAGCGTTTTTTGGTGTTCTGGGGGTTTCTAACGGCCGACGCGTCGACCTCCTCTGCACCCGCCCGAATGACCCTTGCCGGCTCCATGCAGCGAGCGAGGTGCAGTTATGAGTATATTCAGCCACTTCCAGCAACGCTTCGAATCGACCCGCCAGGAGGAATATTCCCTTCAGGAATACCTCGAACTGTGCAAAGCGGATCGCAGCGCCTACGCCACGGCATCCGAGCGTCTGCTGATGGCTATCGGCGAGCCGGAGCTGATCGATACTTCGAGCAACTCTCGGCTGTCGCGCATCTTTTCCAACAAGGTGATCCGTCGCTACCCGGCCTTTGCCGACTTCCACGGCATGGAAGAGTGCATCGACCAGATCGTCTCCTACTTCCGCCATGCCGCTCAGGGCCTGGAAGAGAAGAAACAGATCCTCTACCTGCTCGGCCCGGTCGGCGGCGGCAAGTCGTCGCTGGCAGAGAAGCTCAAGCAGCTGATGGAAAAAGTGCCCTTCTACGCGATCAAGGGCTCGCCGGTATTCGAGTCGCCGCTGGGGTTGTTCAATGCCAGTGAAGACGGCGCCATCCTCGAAGAGGACTACGGCATCCCGCGGCGCTACCTCAACAGCATCATTTCACCCTGGGCAACCAAGCGC
Encoded here:
- a CDS encoding peptidylprolyl isomerase produces the protein MKIKLSDCLRPLLLGAAFLGSAVQAEVQSLNRVVAIVDNDVIMQSQLDTRAREVQQTIAKRGAQLPPADVLNQQVLERLIVENLQLQIGDRSGIRITDEELNQAMASIAQRNNLTLEQFSAALNRDGLSFNDAREQIRREMVISRVRQRRVGERIQVTDQEVKNFLASDLGKMQLSEEFHLANILIPLPEGASPEAIQAAARKVSEVYDQLRSGADFAQSAISHSASENALEGGEIGWRKAGQLPPPLDGLISALAPGEITEPIRTPNGFMIIKLLEKRGGSSVVSDEVHVRHILIKPNEIRSETETRRLAERLYERIVSGEDFAELAKSYSEDPGSALNGGDLNWIDPSTLVPEFRDVMAKTSSGELSKPFKSQYGWHVLEVLGRRATDNSEKFREQQAMNALRNRKYDEELQAWLRQIRDEAYVEIKL
- the pdxA gene encoding 4-hydroxythreonine-4-phosphate dehydrogenase PdxA, whose translation is MTSAQLFALTPGEPAGIGPDLCLLLARAAQPQPLVAIASRELLSERAALLGLQIELLSAAPGHWPSQPAPAGSLYVWDTPLQAKVKPGQLDASNAAYVLQTLTRAGQGCLDGDFAGMITAPVHKGVINEAGIAFSGHTEFLAELTHTEQVVMMLATRGLRVALVTTHLPLKDVAAAITAERLARVARILHADLVDKFGIAQPRILVCGLNPHAGEGGHLGREEIEVIEPTLERLRGEGLNLIGPLPADTLFTPKHLDHCDAVLAMYHDQGLPVLKYKGFGAAVNVTLGLPIIRTSVDHGTALDLAGSGQIDSGSLQVALETAYMMATSRS
- the rsmA gene encoding 16S rRNA (adenine(1518)-N(6)/adenine(1519)-N(6))-dimethyltransferase RsmA, encoding MSEYQHRARKRFGQNFLHDAGVIHRILRAIHAREGERLLEIGPGQGALTEGLLSSGGQLDVIELDLDLIPILQSKFGHLSNFRLNQGDALKFDFNRLEAAPHSLRVVGNLPYNISTPLIFHLLDNAPLIRDMHFMLQKEVVERLAAEPGGGDWGRLSIMVQYHCRVEHLFNVGPGAFNPPPKVDSAIVRLVPHDVLPFPAKDHRLLERVVREAFNQRRKTLRNTLKGLLSSAEIEAAGVDGSLRPEQLDLAAFVRLADQLAAQPKVQAQD
- the apaG gene encoding Co2+/Mg2+ efflux protein ApaG; this encodes MSDPRYQVDVSVATRYLPEQSSPEQNRYAFAYTVTISNNGQAAAKLLSRHWIITDGDGRVQEVRGAGVVGQQPHLQPGESHTYSSGTVMATKVGNMQGSYQMLADDGKRFDATIAPFRLAMPGALH
- a CDS encoding symmetrical bis(5'-nucleosyl)-tetraphosphatase, translating into MATYAVGDLQGCLQPLKCLLERVAFEPSKDRLWLVGDLVNRGPQSLETLRFLYAMRDSLVCVLGNHDLHLLAVAHNIERLKKNDTLQEILDAPDRQDLLDWLRQQKLMHHDAKRDIALVHAGIPPQWTVEKALSRAAEVEEALRDDARLPLFLDGMYGNEPAKWDKDLHGITRLRVITNYFTRMRFCKSDGTLDLKSKEGVGTAPPGYAPWFSYPQRKSRGRKIIFGHWAALEGQCDEPGLSALDSGCVWGGAMTLMNIDSGERHRCDCPENTP
- the glpE gene encoding thiosulfate sulfurtransferase GlpE, yielding MSEFKRIPPEQAQTLREQGAVVVDIRDPQSFANGHISGSHHLDNHSLADFIAKADFDQPLIVTCYHGNSSQNAAAYLAHQGFAEVYSLDGGFELWRSQYPAEVAQGTSE